The Akkermansia muciniphila genome contains a region encoding:
- a CDS encoding MerR family transcriptional regulator: MITQKNPSSAYRPSYDRTPKYTVKQVAEMMEMSAYTIRYYENAGLIPDVDRSGGNARMFSDYTLGWLRLVHCLRMTGLPIEGVKHYIDLCQEGDTTIPERAELIFKQEKSLREQLRILKKQMEVLKYKKKFYQDLLDNHRPDSCNPLNHASASEPNIAPEE; encoded by the coding sequence ATGATCACTCAAAAGAATCCATCCAGCGCCTACCGGCCCTCCTATGACCGTACTCCCAAATATACCGTGAAACAGGTTGCGGAAATGATGGAGATGTCCGCCTACACCATCCGGTATTATGAAAACGCCGGGCTGATTCCGGATGTGGACCGCAGCGGAGGGAATGCCCGCATGTTCTCAGACTACACCCTGGGCTGGCTACGCCTGGTTCACTGCCTCCGGATGACGGGCCTCCCGATTGAAGGCGTCAAGCACTACATTGACCTGTGCCAGGAGGGTGACACCACCATTCCGGAACGCGCGGAACTGATTTTCAAGCAGGAGAAAAGCCTCCGGGAACAGCTCCGCATCCTGAAAAAGCAGATGGAGGTCCTGAAATACAAGAAGAAATTCTACCAGGACCTGCTGGACAACCACAGGCCGGACAGCTGCAACCCGCTGAACCACGCCAGCGCGAGCGAACCGAACATTGCTCCGGAGGAATAG
- a CDS encoding flavodoxin — protein sequence MKTISMICTLAAALMTGAGCSGQEQPKVSAEPAKVLVAYYSWGGNTKYAAAQIQKATGGTLFEIKPARPYPAEYRECTVQAKKEIQEGFRPELASRVEDIGKYDVIFIGSPNWWSTIAPPVAAFLASYDLSGKTVIPFVTHGGGGMARCGEEVRKLCPKSTVLKGGAFAGEGIRTSRAALVKWVNDTITVNK from the coding sequence ATGAAAACAATATCAATGATATGCACGCTGGCGGCCGCCCTGATGACGGGGGCCGGATGCTCGGGACAGGAACAGCCGAAGGTTTCCGCGGAGCCTGCCAAGGTTCTCGTGGCCTACTATTCATGGGGCGGCAATACGAAGTACGCCGCCGCGCAGATTCAGAAGGCGACGGGAGGGACCCTGTTTGAGATCAAGCCGGCCAGGCCCTATCCCGCCGAGTACCGGGAATGCACCGTGCAGGCCAAGAAGGAGATTCAGGAAGGCTTCAGGCCGGAACTCGCGTCCAGGGTGGAAGACATCGGCAAGTATGATGTGATTTTCATCGGCAGTCCCAACTGGTGGAGCACGATTGCGCCGCCGGTCGCCGCTTTCCTGGCAAGTTATGATCTTTCCGGAAAAACGGTGATTCCGTTTGTGACGCACGGAGGCGGCGGCATGGCGCGCTGTGGGGAAGAGGTGCGGAAGTTGTGCCCCAAGTCCACCGTTCTCAAGGGCGGAGCCTTTGCCGGAGAGGGCATCCGGACGTCCAGGGCCGCCCTGGTCAAATGGGTCAATGACACGATCACCGTCAACAAATAA
- a CDS encoding YhcH/YjgK/YiaL family protein, translating into MIIAPLSDAARYENLNPLFKRAFDFVREAGPATLEPGPHVLVQDALVVMVNEPVMKKPEKARMEVHDRFIDIHVPLSREEGFAWKDRAALEKPSEPFNTEKDAQHYDDAPDTSFTVKPGQFAVFFPEDAHAGCIGEGALRKLVIKVRTA; encoded by the coding sequence ATGATTATCGCCCCCCTTTCCGACGCCGCCCGGTACGAGAACCTGAATCCGCTGTTCAAGCGTGCCTTTGATTTTGTGAGGGAGGCCGGTCCGGCCACCCTGGAACCGGGGCCCCATGTGCTGGTGCAGGATGCCCTGGTCGTCATGGTGAATGAACCTGTGATGAAGAAGCCGGAGAAGGCCCGCATGGAAGTGCACGACAGGTTCATAGACATCCACGTGCCCCTTTCACGGGAGGAAGGGTTTGCGTGGAAGGACCGTGCAGCCCTGGAAAAGCCTTCCGAACCGTTCAATACGGAAAAGGACGCGCAGCATTACGACGATGCGCCGGACACCTCTTTTACCGTGAAGCCGGGGCAGTTCGCCGTCTTTTTCCCGGAGGACGCCCATGCCGGCTGCATTGGGGAAGGCGCTCTCCGGAAACTGGTGATTAAAGTCAGAACGGCCTGA
- a CDS encoding metallophosphoesterase, with the protein MILIFGALLAVYVFCRAILPLRLKWGWKVLLAVLLAVAAFKFHLLHLFGGPMFFSPVLPEGVLLAAAWLFSVLFLFFFLLLAADVARLLYLLVLFCLRRKRTERFRIIGNRVNLVLLVMAAVLATVGMVGGTAVPRVREEAIAVNHLPEGADGLTVAVLADLHVDGITRADRIRKIVERTNALNPDIVIIAGDFVDGTVPVHGDDLRPLADLKARYGVFGVPGNHEYYSGYEEWMEFLPTLGIRMLHNEHVLTGEGGAVVLAGVTDPVAGIMGREEPDIRKALAGAPEKGVRILASHQPRLAPEAAEHGVDLQVSGHTHGGMIAGIDRLVARFNEGFVSGLYTVGDMKLYVSNGAGIWNGFPIRIGVPSEIVLIRLRRE; encoded by the coding sequence ATGATACTGATTTTCGGAGCGTTGCTTGCGGTTTACGTTTTCTGCCGCGCCATCCTGCCGCTGAGGCTGAAATGGGGCTGGAAGGTCCTGCTTGCCGTCCTTCTGGCGGTGGCGGCATTCAAATTCCACCTGCTGCATTTGTTTGGCGGCCCCATGTTTTTCTCCCCGGTTCTGCCGGAAGGAGTCCTGCTGGCGGCCGCGTGGCTGTTCTCCGTTCTTTTCCTGTTCTTTTTCCTGCTGCTGGCGGCGGACGTGGCGCGTCTGCTGTACCTGCTGGTTCTGTTCTGCCTGCGGAGGAAGAGGACGGAACGGTTCCGCATCATCGGCAACCGGGTGAACCTTGTGCTGCTGGTTATGGCCGCCGTGCTGGCTACGGTGGGGATGGTCGGCGGTACCGCGGTGCCGCGGGTGAGGGAGGAGGCGATTGCCGTGAATCATTTGCCGGAGGGTGCGGACGGCCTGACCGTCGCCGTGCTGGCGGACCTGCACGTGGACGGCATCACGCGGGCGGACCGCATCCGGAAGATCGTGGAGCGCACGAACGCCCTGAATCCGGACATCGTCATTATCGCCGGGGACTTTGTGGACGGGACGGTTCCCGTGCATGGGGATGATTTGAGGCCGCTTGCGGATTTGAAGGCCAGGTACGGGGTGTTCGGCGTGCCGGGCAACCATGAGTATTACTCCGGTTATGAGGAGTGGATGGAGTTCCTGCCCACCCTGGGCATCCGGATGCTTCATAATGAACACGTGCTGACTGGAGAGGGAGGCGCAGTGGTGCTGGCCGGGGTGACGGACCCGGTGGCGGGCATCATGGGAAGGGAGGAGCCGGACATCCGCAAGGCGCTGGCGGGGGCTCCGGAAAAGGGAGTGCGCATCCTCGCCTCCCATCAGCCGCGGCTGGCCCCGGAAGCGGCGGAACACGGCGTGGACCTTCAGGTTTCCGGCCATACACACGGCGGCATGATTGCCGGAATTGACCGGCTGGTGGCCCGGTTTAACGAGGGCTTCGTTTCCGGGCTGTATACGGTGGGGGATATGAAGCTGTACGTCTCCAACGGAGCCGGAATCTGGAACGGCTTTCCTATCCGCATCGGCGTTCCTTCGGAAATCGTGCTGATACGGCTTAGGAGAGAGTGA
- a CDS encoding carboxymuconolactone decarboxylase family protein has translation MKRTLAGMAFSLACLMNLSEAKTMNNDTSALSPKEQQIAAISAHTARGDMPGLRNALAAGLDAGLTLNELKEVLVQMYAYCGFPRSLNALNELMVLAKERAARGINDTAGAEAGAPPAGKSIDFGTANQTKLCGAPVKGDLFLFAPAIDEFLKAHLFGDIFGRDNMDWKTRELATIAALAAMEGTESQLNSHIRIGRHNGLTDEQVEAILAVSSSSAKKAAFPRGEPAPANFTGNAWVAMLVDNKDYDLSAYNVTFAPGTRNNWHSHSVGQVLLCTEGAGYYQERGKAARRLAPGSVVEIPADTEHWHGAAPDSGFAHLGITPRAASNKTTWGGPVTDAEYAEATGSR, from the coding sequence ATGAAACGAACCCTTGCGGGAATGGCTTTTTCCCTCGCCTGCCTGATGAACCTTTCAGAAGCCAAAACCATGAATAACGATACAAGCGCCTTGTCGCCAAAAGAACAGCAGATTGCCGCCATCAGCGCCCATACGGCCCGGGGTGACATGCCCGGCCTCCGCAATGCCCTGGCCGCAGGGCTGGACGCCGGACTGACCCTGAACGAGCTCAAGGAGGTGCTGGTGCAGATGTACGCCTACTGCGGCTTCCCCCGCAGCCTGAATGCCCTTAATGAGTTGATGGTTCTGGCGAAGGAGCGGGCCGCGCGCGGCATTAATGATACGGCGGGTGCGGAAGCGGGAGCTCCGCCCGCCGGAAAGAGCATTGACTTTGGCACGGCCAATCAGACGAAGCTTTGCGGCGCTCCGGTGAAGGGGGACCTTTTCCTGTTCGCCCCGGCCATTGACGAGTTCCTGAAGGCGCATTTGTTCGGGGACATTTTCGGCCGTGACAACATGGACTGGAAGACCCGGGAGCTTGCCACCATTGCGGCCCTGGCGGCCATGGAAGGCACGGAAAGCCAGTTGAATTCCCATATCCGCATCGGCAGGCACAATGGCCTGACTGACGAGCAGGTGGAGGCCATTCTGGCCGTGTCTTCCTCCTCCGCAAAGAAGGCCGCCTTCCCCAGGGGGGAGCCGGCCCCGGCCAATTTTACCGGAAACGCCTGGGTAGCCATGCTGGTGGACAATAAGGATTACGACCTGTCCGCCTATAACGTCACCTTTGCCCCCGGCACGCGGAACAACTGGCACAGCCATTCCGTGGGGCAGGTGCTGCTCTGCACGGAAGGCGCGGGATATTACCAGGAGCGCGGCAAGGCCGCCCGGCGTCTGGCGCCCGGTTCCGTGGTGGAGATTCCGGCTGATACGGAGCACTGGCACGGCGCGGCTCCGGATAGCGGGTTCGCCCACCTCGGCATCACGCCCAGGGCCGCTTCCAACAAGACGACGTGGGGAGGTCCCGTGACTGACGCGGAGTATGCGGAGGCGACGGGAAGCAGATAA